The Roseibium sp. Sym1 nucleotide sequence GCGCGCCGGCCTATGTGCCGGAGGGAGACGATCTCGACGCGGCGGTCGGCATGGTCGCGTCCGCGAAGCGGCCGGTGATCCTGGCCGGCGGCGGCGCCATCGATGCCCGCGACAAGCTGATCGAACTGGCAGACCGGCTGGAGGCACCGCTGGCGACAACACTCAAGGCAAAAGGCCTGTTCAACGGCCATGCCTACAACATGGACATTTTCGGCACGCTGAGCACGCCCGCCGCCTATGACGCCATCGACAAGGCCGACTGCATCGTCTGTTTCGGTGCCAGCCTGCATCATTTCACCACCGACCGGGGCGCGCTGATGCGGGGCAAGCGCGTTGTGCAGGTCAATGACACTGTCGCCGAGGTCAGCAAGAACTATCACGCCGACGCGGCGCTGGTCGCCGATGCCGGGCTGACGGCGGACAATTTCCTCTTTTGGCTGGACGAAGCCGAGATCCCGCCGAGCGGCTTCACGAGGGAACTCGACGGGACGGAGCTGACCGCCCATCCGCCGGCAAAGGCGGAGGCCACGAAAGAGGGCTATGTCAACTATGTGCACGCCCTCGACCGGCTGGAACAGGTGCTGCCCAAAAACCGGATCCTGGCAACGGATGGCGGCCGCTTCATGACCGAGGTCTGGTGCCGGGTTTCCGCTCCCGACCCCAGGAGTTTCCTGGTCACCGCCAATTTCGGTTCCATCGGACTTGGCCTGCAGGAGGCGCTCGGAGCCGGCTTTGCGGCACCGGACCGGCCTGTCGTGCTGTTCACCGGCGATGGCGGTTTCATGATGGGCGGCATCAACGAGTTCAACACGGCGGTCCGGCTGAAACAGGACCTGATCGTCATCGTTGCCAATGACAGCGCCTACGGCGCGGAGCATATCCAGTTTCTCGACCGGGCGATGGATCCGGGCCTGGCCATGTTCGACTGGCCCTCCTTTGCCGCAGTCGCCACCGCGCTTGGCGGCAAGGGCCTTACCGTCACGTCCGCGGCAGACCTGGAAACCGCGATCGAGGCCATCGAGACCCGGGACGCTCCCCTCCTGATCGAACTCCGTCTCGACCCGAACGACGTGCCGCGCATGCGCATCTGACAAGCATCGCGCCGGCGCGGCCTGCTCCGCGCCAGCACTGTTGCCTTGATCAGCCGAGCGGCAGTCCGTCGTCCCGCGTGATCGCGATGACCGCGGAGCGCGGGACGCTGTCACCGCCTTCCGGCCAGTGCGAATTGCCGCGTTCGCCCGGATGCTGGATCCCGACAAACAGCGTCTTGCCGTCGGACGACATGGCCGCGCCCGTCACTTCGCATTCGTTCGGGCCGACCAGAAAGCGCTTGATCTCGCCGGTGGCCGGATCACCGACCAGCATCTGGTTGTTGCCCTGGCCGGCAAAGTCCTCCTCGTTGGAGTAGTTGCCGTCGGTCTGGATCCAGAGCAGTCCCTTGGTGTCGAAGAAAAGCCCGTCGGGCGAATTGAACATGTTGCCGTCATTGATGTTCACCGAGCCGCCATAGGCATCCTCATGAACCGTCGGGTTTCCGGCCAGCGCGAACAGGTCCCAGGTGAAGCTGTCGCTGGTGTGGTTGCCGCCGGCGGGCCACCAGCGGACGACCTGACCGTAATTGTTCTCCGCGCGCGGGTTCGGCCCCATCGCCGGAGTGGCATCGCCGCCCGCATTCGGCTTGATCGCGCGGTTCTTGTTGTTGGTCAGGGAGCAGTAAACTTCCGCCTTCTTCGGATTGGCGGCGACCCATTCCGGCCGGTCCATGGTCGTGGCGCCGACCGCGGACCCCGCCATCCGGGCATGGATCGCCACCTCGGCGGCAGACGCCATGCCGGTGGTCTCCGGCGTCAGGGCAAGCCATTCACCTGTGCCGTCCGGGTGGAACCTGGCCGCATAGAGCGTTCCGTCGGCGAGAAGGTCCGAATTGTCGGCGCCCTCGGCATAAACACCATCGGAAATGAACCGGTACAGGAACTCGCCGCGTTCGTCGTCGCCCATATAGACCACGATATGCCCGTCGCCATTGACCACGACCTCGGCATTTTCATGCTTGAAGCGCCCGAGCGCCGTTCGCTTCTTCGGGGTGGAGGTTGGATCTGCCGGATCGATTTCGACCACCCAGCCGTTGCGGTTGGCTTCGTTCGGATGCCTGGCAATGTCGAACCGTTCGTCGATCCTGGCCCAGCCGTAGCCCCAGTCCTCGACATTGATGCCGTAGCGCTTCTGGGCGTCTGTCCGTTCGATGTCCGGATCGGACGAGGAATAGTAGCCGTTGAAATTCTCCTCGCAGGCGAGGTAGGTGCCCCAGGGCGTGCGGCCGTTGCCGCAATTGTTCCAGGTGCCCTTGCTCGACGTGCCTGAAGGATCTGCCGCGGTTTGCATGAGGGCATGGCCGGCGGCGGGACCGGTGATCTCCATCTCCGTGTCCGGGGTGATCCGGCGATTGTACTTGCCGTCCTTGACCATCTCCCAACCGTTGTCGCCCCTCGCGATTTCAACGATGGAGACCCCGTGGGCCATCATGCCCTTGAGCACATCGTCATCGGTCTCGGCCGCGCCGTCGGGCCGGTTGCCCCAGATGATCTTGCGATTGGTGTATTCGTTGTTGTTGACAAGAACGGTCGCGTCGCCCAGTTCGAACAGGGCCATGCCGTCGATGTTGTCGCCATAGGCACCGGCCTGGCTCTCGCCGGTACCGCGCGTCGCCGGATCGAAGTCGGCCACGCCGGAGAACATCGGATCGCCCCAGCGCACCACCACCTGGCTGGAATAGCCTTCCGGCACCGTGATCTCGTCCAGGGTGTTGGCGGCCACCTGCCTGAAGCCCAGGCGCGATCCCTGCGCAGCGGCCTCATCGGGTGCAAGGACGCCTGTGCCGAGCACGAAGGACCCCGCGCCAAAGGCCATCACCCCGCCCAGGAAGCCACGCCTGGACAAGGCCTCGTCCACCACCCTGTCGAATTC carries:
- a CDS encoding thiamine pyrophosphate-binding protein; protein product: MSDKSYTYQSIAQSVLDQGIDTMFGLMGDANLFMVDHYVRAGKGTFVPVSFEGSAVLMALAYSHVSGRMGVATVTHGPALTNCVTALTEGARGHVPMVLLAGDTPVMNPQNLQNIDQRELVKVTGAGFEQLRAPETAARDVAHAFYRAQVEKRPIVLNMPADFMWQEVAHETTVFKAFSAPAYVPEGDDLDAAVGMVASAKRPVILAGGGAIDARDKLIELADRLEAPLATTLKAKGLFNGHAYNMDIFGTLSTPAAYDAIDKADCIVCFGASLHHFTTDRGALMRGKRVVQVNDTVAEVSKNYHADAALVADAGLTADNFLFWLDEAEIPPSGFTRELDGTELTAHPPAKAEATKEGYVNYVHALDRLEQVLPKNRILATDGGRFMTEVWCRVSAPDPRSFLVTANFGSIGLGLQEALGAGFAAPDRPVVLFTGDGGFMMGGINEFNTAVRLKQDLIVIVANDSAYGAEHIQFLDRAMDPGLAMFDWPSFAAVATALGGKGLTVTSAADLETAIEAIETRDAPLLIELRLDPNDVPRMRI
- a CDS encoding PhoX family protein, translated to MRKFEIEELSFDEFDEQINPPPAETEFDRVVDEALSRRGFLGGVMAFGAGSFVLGTGVLAPDEAAAQGSRLGFRQVAANTLDEITVPEGYSSQVVVRWGDPMFSGVADFDPATRGTGESQAGAYGDNIDGMALFELGDATVLVNNNEYTNRKIIWGNRPDGAAETDDDVLKGMMAHGVSIVEIARGDNGWEMVKDGKYNRRITPDTEMEITGPAAGHALMQTAADPSGTSSKGTWNNCGNGRTPWGTYLACEENFNGYYSSSDPDIERTDAQKRYGINVEDWGYGWARIDERFDIARHPNEANRNGWVVEIDPADPTSTPKKRTALGRFKHENAEVVVNGDGHIVVYMGDDERGEFLYRFISDGVYAEGADNSDLLADGTLYAARFHPDGTGEWLALTPETTGMASAAEVAIHARMAGSAVGATTMDRPEWVAANPKKAEVYCSLTNNKNRAIKPNAGGDATPAMGPNPRAENNYGQVVRWWPAGGNHTSDSFTWDLFALAGNPTVHEDAYGGSVNINDGNMFNSPDGLFFDTKGLLWIQTDGNYSNEEDFAGQGNNQMLVGDPATGEIKRFLVGPNECEVTGAAMSSDGKTLFVGIQHPGERGNSHWPEGGDSVPRSAVIAITRDDGLPLG